The Mobula birostris isolate sMobBir1 chromosome 1, sMobBir1.hap1, whole genome shotgun sequence genome contains a region encoding:
- the LOC140195002 gene encoding tumor necrosis factor receptor superfamily member 11B-like produces MLGSEWFFSLVFAPLIYASAKASVAEQTYQHQGRTCSRCPPGSYMKTPCTKTQDTVCAPCSEKHYTQFWNYLQKCQYCNNFCQENQYVKQDCNQYHNRVCECKDGYFLEHEFCMKQKECPPGFEVHTPGTPLSDTVCAKCPSGFFSSLTSTTAKCKRHTNCTELGLELDIAGTAWHDNLCSPCQPHNSEEGISVCEEALFHFVARQNIKQKKLLQLRKALTDSTQDDILQIKQDKQQILPLLKKWKMCRGTNISAEDLVKVLRKVKLNKIARKVAKKFLKNGSSTDCFLRILGKKEI; encoded by the exons TGGTTCTTCAGCTTGGTTTTTGCCCCTCTTATTTATGCAAGTGCAAAGGCCAGTGTGGCAGAACAAACCTACCAACATCAAGGCCGAACCTGCTCTCGTTGCCCTCCAGGCTCCTATATGAAGACACCTTGCACCAAAACCCAAGACACAGTTTGCGCCCCTTGCTCTGAAAAACATTACACGCAGTTCTGGAATTACTTACAGAAGTGTCAGTACTGCAATAATTTCTGCCAAGAAAACCAATATGTTAAGCAGGACTGCAATCAGTACCACAACAGAGTGTGCGAATGCAAGGACGGGTACTTCTTGGAGCACGAGTTCTGTATGAAGCAGAAAGAATGTCCTCCTGGATTTGAAGTTCACACTCCAG GTACTCCACTAAGTGACACAGTTTGTGCAAAGTGTCCCTCGGGTTTCTTTTCATCCCTGACGTCCACCACTGCAAAATGTAAGAGACACACGAATTGCACTGAGCTGGGCTTAGAGCTGGATATTGCTGGTACGGCGTGGCATGACAACTTGTGCAGTCCCTGCCAGCCGCACAACTCTGAAG AGGGTATTTCGGTGTGTGAAGAAGCTCTTTTTCATTTTGTGGCACGGCAGAATATCAAGCAAAAGAAATTACTGCAGCTCAGAAAGGCACTCACCGACTCAACACAAGATGACATCCTGCAAATAAAACAAGATAAACAGCAGATTTTGCCTTTACTTAAAAAATGGAAGATGTGTCGTGGCACAAACATATCTGCAGAGGACTTAGTGAAAGTTCTGAGGAAAGTTAAACTCAATAAAATTGCAAGAAAAGTTGCAAAAAAGTTCCTCAAAAATGGAAGCAGTACAGACTGCTTCCTCAGAATATTAGGGAAGAAGGAAATATGA